A stretch of the Sorangium aterium genome encodes the following:
- a CDS encoding RNA polymerase sigma factor, producing the protein MEASRAHEPVFTAAARGDDGALELLVRAYHDRVYRFGLRACRDAFDADDAVQEAFTKLARRPEVARDPGVLSWLMTVVRNACLRMLRPFAQERARLGDRVDDIDAVPSGDLDPQAAFERWRLVRAVHEAIAVLERPYREVLVLRDVEGLTGEEVCQMLGLGEAAMKSRLHRARQLVRREVLRQEGAPSASWVRGGEERRN; encoded by the coding sequence ATGGAAGCATCGAGAGCACACGAGCCGGTCTTCACGGCGGCGGCGCGCGGCGATGACGGCGCGCTGGAGCTGCTCGTCCGCGCTTACCATGACCGCGTGTACCGCTTCGGGCTGCGCGCGTGCCGCGACGCCTTCGACGCCGACGATGCGGTCCAGGAGGCCTTCACGAAGCTCGCGCGCCGCCCCGAGGTGGCGCGCGATCCGGGCGTCCTCTCCTGGCTGATGACGGTGGTCCGGAACGCGTGCCTGCGCATGCTTCGCCCCTTCGCGCAAGAGCGCGCGCGGCTGGGAGATCGGGTGGACGACATCGACGCGGTGCCCTCGGGCGATCTCGACCCTCAGGCAGCATTCGAGCGCTGGCGGCTGGTCCGCGCCGTGCATGAGGCCATCGCCGTGCTGGAGCGGCCCTATCGAGAGGTGCTCGTGCTGCGCGACGTCGAGGGGCTGACGGGCGAGGAGGTGTGCCAGATGCTCGGGCTCGGCGAGGCGGCCATGAAGAGCCGTCTGCACCGGGCGCGGCAGCTGGTGCGGCGGGAGGTCCTCCGGCAGGAGGGCGCGCCTTCCGCCTCGTGGGTGCGGGGAGGGGAGGAGAGGAGAAATTAG
- a CDS encoding YgaP family membrane protein — translation MKSNVGKMDRLLRGLGALALLVCAWAAPLTLVTRLTVFGLSGVYMIFTALSGTCFGYALIGRSTCPLQRS, via the coding sequence ATGAAAAGCAATGTGGGGAAGATGGATCGGTTGCTGCGTGGTCTCGGTGCACTTGCGCTGCTGGTGTGCGCCTGGGCGGCGCCGCTGACGCTCGTGACGCGCCTCACCGTGTTCGGTCTGTCGGGCGTGTACATGATATTTACGGCGCTCTCGGGCACGTGCTTCGGGTACGCTCTGATCGGCAGATCCACATGCCCCCTCCAGCGGAGCTGA
- a CDS encoding patatin-like phospholipase family protein — protein MTKPTPPDGGRALRQGSARVGDAPDRQGPRNGQRSPWPWLRRFLGELHPRVRRLLVPYCLIVAAVLFRVPPKLVTPVIEQRGALASAAAHAVPITLVFLLSMAPQAFVLWGFFRRPLQDPPPAAGSSRLKRMSRGGLLIAVGLLVSTFLTVWGVALWYAVHGNEHTNLLYKAGCSFIVFLMLILGTLLTILQSWESSERPSRDEAVYPDIGRLRALEAEWIQARRRAANLKHEAAGDGDPRGAHVIGLSLSGGGIRSATICLGFLKGLATIPTKSGEVILRYVDYMSSVSGGGWAGGALTARTSGPRPKGDAERERRFDPLEAASWNRLLDRIRLRGDYLIPGGIGLTANTLQPLIMIFVGAIANALSLLTAGFAALVFLHHSSARSPKAFLARVVEYGVTTVVCHLDGARSLFFTTASVDPGTLPGAIAKDLPVLDLLVFVVALVGGVLLAALLVMYLGILFSWPSVHEAGTWLAARAALLVVLTWGSLLALRADPLLTLLALCAALAVALAVLLSRLKREQLLAVIGVVVSGQVFALRFTDLYDVVKGVTSAWASMLQWLLFAPIEFARSIDGLVHVPVQQDPMKVVELTFGATLCLVFIGLSFLTSRNYAGINRFWGNQIRRAYLSLPGDSDRAASDSPSAWPLAALRPSNKPRVERTYAADPAPWNLGGPHRGAPLHVVTATVNTPGSDDPVLYKRGTARFEFSPYAVGGPATGWGPAEAYGDALTLAHSIAISAAAVNSQGGTLIPRWARVVLTLLNCGLGVWVRNPRFARRAGKQLVLFRRWAHFWSAYHVKEIFARNKESDTLVFVSDGGHHDNLGLTTLVERECELILCIDAGADPEWTCDELAKAARILRVDRGLDFELKREDLERVRPKDPRGAWEQRTPRTPILVGKFKRDPGAMTEPAKEVTVVYVKAGLLPGLPLDVQRYAESYPEFPHQTTADQFFDEAQFEAYRLLGEALAREVVCTLDDVTTSAGKIWASTVEDLRPEPRAVGPGDVAGRVAPA, from the coding sequence ATGACCAAGCCCACTCCGCCGGACGGAGGGCGCGCGCTGCGGCAAGGGAGCGCCCGCGTCGGTGATGCGCCGGATCGGCAGGGGCCGCGAAACGGGCAGCGCAGCCCGTGGCCATGGCTAAGGCGCTTCCTTGGCGAGCTGCATCCGCGCGTTCGGCGGCTCCTGGTGCCCTATTGCCTGATCGTCGCGGCGGTGCTTTTCAGAGTGCCGCCGAAGCTCGTCACTCCGGTCATCGAGCAGCGCGGCGCGCTCGCCAGCGCCGCGGCGCACGCGGTCCCGATCACCTTGGTCTTCTTGCTGTCCATGGCGCCTCAGGCGTTTGTCCTGTGGGGCTTCTTCCGGCGCCCGCTGCAGGATCCACCCCCAGCAGCGGGCTCGAGCCGGCTCAAGCGCATGAGCCGCGGCGGGCTCTTGATCGCCGTCGGTCTGCTGGTCAGCACGTTCCTCACCGTATGGGGGGTGGCGCTGTGGTACGCGGTCCACGGGAACGAGCACACCAACCTGCTCTACAAGGCGGGTTGCTCGTTCATCGTCTTCCTCATGCTGATCCTCGGCACGCTGCTGACGATCCTGCAGTCGTGGGAGTCCTCCGAGAGGCCCTCGAGGGACGAGGCCGTGTACCCCGACATCGGTCGGCTTCGCGCGCTCGAGGCCGAGTGGATCCAGGCGCGGCGCCGCGCGGCGAACCTGAAGCACGAGGCCGCGGGCGACGGCGATCCGCGCGGCGCGCACGTCATCGGGCTATCGCTCTCCGGCGGAGGCATCCGCTCGGCGACCATCTGCCTCGGCTTCCTGAAAGGGCTGGCCACGATCCCGACGAAGAGCGGTGAGGTGATCCTGAGGTACGTCGATTACATGAGCTCCGTGTCCGGCGGCGGCTGGGCGGGGGGCGCGCTCACGGCCCGGACGTCCGGCCCTCGCCCGAAGGGGGACGCCGAGCGCGAGCGCCGCTTCGACCCGCTGGAAGCCGCCTCATGGAACCGCCTCCTCGACAGGATCCGCCTGCGAGGCGATTACCTCATCCCCGGCGGAATCGGCCTCACCGCCAACACGCTCCAGCCGCTCATCATGATCTTCGTCGGCGCGATCGCCAATGCGCTGTCGCTCCTCACCGCCGGGTTCGCGGCCCTCGTGTTCCTCCACCACTCGAGCGCGAGGTCGCCGAAGGCGTTCCTCGCGCGCGTGGTCGAGTACGGCGTGACCACGGTCGTCTGCCACCTTGACGGGGCGCGATCCCTCTTCTTCACCACGGCCTCCGTGGACCCGGGCACGTTGCCTGGCGCGATCGCGAAAGATCTCCCGGTGCTCGACCTCCTCGTGTTCGTCGTGGCGTTGGTAGGGGGTGTCCTTCTCGCCGCCCTGCTCGTCATGTATCTCGGGATCCTCTTCTCGTGGCCGTCCGTCCACGAGGCGGGGACCTGGCTCGCCGCTCGCGCGGCGCTGCTCGTGGTGCTCACGTGGGGCTCTCTGCTCGCGCTGCGGGCCGATCCCCTGCTCACCCTCCTCGCGCTGTGCGCTGCCCTGGCCGTCGCGCTCGCTGTCCTGCTGAGTCGCCTGAAACGCGAGCAGCTCCTCGCGGTCATCGGGGTCGTCGTCAGCGGACAGGTGTTCGCGCTCAGGTTCACGGATCTCTACGATGTCGTGAAGGGCGTCACGTCGGCATGGGCGAGCATGCTTCAGTGGCTGCTCTTCGCGCCGATCGAGTTCGCTCGGTCGATCGATGGGCTCGTCCATGTGCCTGTCCAGCAGGACCCGATGAAGGTCGTCGAGCTGACGTTCGGGGCGACGCTCTGCCTGGTGTTCATCGGGCTCAGCTTCCTGACGTCGAGGAACTACGCGGGCATCAACAGGTTCTGGGGCAACCAGATCCGCCGTGCATACCTGTCGCTGCCTGGCGACTCCGACCGAGCGGCCAGCGATTCGCCTTCTGCCTGGCCGCTCGCCGCGTTGAGGCCCTCAAACAAGCCGCGCGTCGAGAGGACGTACGCGGCGGACCCGGCGCCCTGGAACCTGGGCGGGCCGCACCGCGGCGCGCCGCTCCACGTCGTGACCGCCACGGTCAACACCCCCGGTTCGGACGACCCGGTCCTCTACAAACGGGGCACCGCGCGGTTCGAATTCAGCCCCTACGCCGTCGGCGGGCCCGCGACCGGGTGGGGGCCGGCCGAGGCCTATGGCGACGCGCTCACCCTGGCCCATTCGATCGCCATCAGCGCTGCAGCCGTGAACAGCCAGGGCGGCACGCTGATCCCGCGGTGGGCGCGCGTCGTCCTCACCCTGCTCAACTGCGGTCTCGGGGTCTGGGTCCGGAACCCGCGCTTTGCGAGGCGCGCCGGCAAGCAGCTCGTGCTCTTCCGGCGGTGGGCGCACTTCTGGAGCGCCTATCACGTCAAAGAGATCTTCGCGCGGAACAAGGAGAGCGACACGCTGGTCTTCGTCTCCGACGGCGGTCACCACGACAACCTGGGACTGACCACGCTCGTCGAGCGGGAGTGCGAGCTCATCCTGTGCATCGACGCCGGCGCCGATCCCGAGTGGACGTGCGACGAGCTCGCGAAGGCGGCGCGGATCCTGCGCGTGGACCGCGGGCTCGACTTCGAGCTGAAGCGCGAGGACCTGGAGCGCGTTCGCCCGAAGGATCCGCGAGGCGCCTGGGAGCAGCGCACCCCACGCACGCCGATCCTGGTGGGGAAGTTCAAGCGGGATCCGGGCGCGATGACCGAGCCGGCCAAGGAGGTCACGGTGGTCTACGTGAAGGCTGGCCTCTTGCCCGGACTGCCGCTCGACGTCCAGCGTTACGCGGAGTCTTACCCCGAGTTCCCACACCAGACGACCGCGGATCAGTTCTTCGACGAAGCCCAGTTCGAGGCGTACCGGCTGCTCGGCGAGGCGCTCGCTCGCGAGGTCGTGTGCACGCTGGACGACGTGACGACGAGCGCGGGCAAAATATGGGCGAGCACCGTGGAGGATCTTCGCCCCGAGCCCCGCGCCGTCGGACCCGGCGACGTCGCTGGCCGCGTCGCTCCGGCTTGA